The proteins below come from a single Candidatus Omnitrophota bacterium genomic window:
- a CDS encoding response regulator, giving the protein MAKILIVDDEDRVRKLYGDILSAEGFEVLLADNGLDCMRLAVEEYPDLILLDLIMPPPDGAETAQRLLENDDTKNIPIIFLTSAITAEESQVETGQIGGRLFMSKSLRIGEVIKMVRKVLDAKHR; this is encoded by the coding sequence ATGGCGAAAATTTTAATTGTGGATGATGAGGATAGGGTACGAAAGCTGTACGGTGATATCTTATCCGCGGAAGGATTTGAAGTATTGCTTGCCGATAATGGCCTGGACTGTATGAGGCTTGCCGTAGAAGAATACCCCGATTTAATACTCCTCGATTTAATAATGCCTCCGCCGGACGGCGCGGAGACTGCTCAGCGTTTATTAGAGAATGATGATACTAAAAATATACCCATAATATTTTTAACGAGCGCCATTACTGCGGAAGAAAGCCAGGTGGAAACAGGACAGATCGGCGGCCGCCTGTTCATGTCCAAGTCTCTCCGCATAGGTGAGGTTATTAAAATGGTAAGGAAAGTTCTGGATGCAAAACATAGATAG
- a CDS encoding response regulator, translating into MQNIDRIKTRILIIEDNEMNRILEKDLLEQAGLEVLEAEDAESGLILARREKPDAIVMDLRLPDMLGIELAKILRQDKETGAIPIIFVTADIIGKNMNDLKASGFKEYVAKPIDTRTFVDQIKKYICRC; encoded by the coding sequence ATGCAAAACATAGATAGGATAAAAACCAGGATATTGATCATCGAGGATAACGAGATGAACCGCATACTCGAGAAAGATCTCCTGGAGCAGGCCGGCCTGGAAGTCCTGGAGGCTGAGGATGCCGAGAGCGGGCTTATATTAGCCCGGAGAGAGAAACCCGATGCGATAGTCATGGATCTGCGCCTTCCCGATATGCTCGGTATAGAACTGGCAAAAATATTGCGTCAGGATAAGGAGACCGGCGCTATCCCGATTATCTTTGTTACCGCTGATATCATAGGAAAGAACATGAACGATCTGAAGGCGTCAGGCTTTAAAGAATACGTGGCTAAACCGATAGACACGCGTACCTTCGTGGACCAGATAAAGAAATATATATGTAGGTGTTAA
- a CDS encoding ATP-binding protein: protein MRNLEEKFKITVMAGLLIAAFALTCYFLIVVKTDVIYTHLFYIPIILSAMWWGRRGVLVAVFLAIQLLIVRFSVDKSPQAILHDSIRSFMFIFMGFFISVLSDRIQKSKELLERAYNELEAKVKERTEELSKSNLLLWNEVASRKKAQGALQEAYSKLKETQNELIQSEKEAALGRFSLGISHEVKNPLSLILGGAEYLETKLANSDENIKANIVMIKKSTLRANDILEGILQYLRPSSFKVYNMGLNGLVGEIMSLFKLQSSLIKMEITAELSTEDIRVNVNKNQMHQVIFNIVKNAIEASQEGGKIAIKTDASEGFGVISVIDNGSGMSKETLANMFEPFFTTKRPGKGTGLGLVIVKTIIDRHNGKLLIESEEGKGTTVKIMLPLAK from the coding sequence ATGCGTAACCTGGAAGAAAAATTTAAGATAACGGTAATGGCAGGCCTTCTGATAGCCGCCTTCGCGCTCACATGCTATTTCCTGATAGTGGTTAAAACGGATGTTATTTACACTCATCTCTTCTATATTCCCATTATTTTATCGGCCATGTGGTGGGGAAGAAGAGGTGTTCTGGTGGCCGTTTTCCTGGCAATCCAGTTATTAATTGTCCGTTTTTCAGTCGATAAAAGCCCACAGGCAATTCTGCATGACAGCATCCGGTCCTTCATGTTTATATTTATGGGGTTTTTTATAAGCGTGTTAAGCGACAGGATACAAAAGAGCAAAGAGCTGCTGGAAAGAGCATATAATGAGTTAGAGGCTAAGGTCAAAGAGCGGACAGAAGAGCTTTCAAAATCTAATCTGCTTCTGTGGAATGAAGTCGCCAGCCGTAAGAAGGCGCAAGGTGCACTCCAGGAAGCGTACAGTAAATTGAAAGAGACGCAGAATGAGCTGATACAGTCCGAAAAAGAGGCGGCCTTAGGACGGTTTTCGTTAGGCATCTCCCACGAGGTTAAGAACCCTTTATCGCTGATACTGGGCGGGGCGGAGTATCTTGAGACGAAGCTGGCAAATAGCGACGAGAATATAAAGGCCAACATAGTGATGATAAAAAAATCGACACTGCGGGCCAATGATATTCTGGAGGGTATATTGCAATATTTACGTCCGTCTTCATTTAAAGTTTATAATATGGGTCTTAACGGCCTGGTCGGCGAGATCATGTCATTATTTAAGCTGCAGTCCTCTTTGATCAAGATGGAGATAACGGCTGAATTGAGCACCGAGGATATCCGCGTCAATGTCAACAAAAACCAGATGCATCAGGTCATCTTCAACATAGTAAAGAACGCTATAGAGGCGTCGCAAGAAGGCGGTAAGATCGCTATAAAGACGGACGCTTCAGAAGGATTCGGCGTTATCAGCGTTATCGATAACGGAAGCGGAATGTCGAAAGAGACATTAGCGAATATGTTCGAGCCGTTCTTTACTACAAAACGCCCGGGGAAGGGGACGGGGTTGGGGCTCGTAATAGTAAAGACGATTATCGATAGGCATAATGGCAAACTACTTATAGAAAGCGAAGAGGGCAAGGGCACCACCGTAAAGATAATGCTGCCGCTCGCGAAATGA
- a CDS encoding MFS transporter: MARFREVLSNRNFLFLWLGQLVSNFGDRLNQMALVALVYQRNPGSEVALAKLISFTIIPVFIVGPIAGVWVDRLDRKNVMIISDVLRGALVLAIPLFIITKQILPIYLVIFLAFSISRFFIPSKMAIIPDLVTKDKLLVANTLQDTTHLIGNVVGLLVAGFIVNIRYVGAIGGFYIDSATFFVSAVLIAMIAMKDGKGHDVREDLKATGEALKNSLKRSLVHEIKEGLTLLTKHSNMRFVIYVSSLLLAGMGAISCVIIVFVQNAFGTSTRHLGFLGTYLVCGLFLGTVLYGKLGQKAEKRKVINLSFALTGISIIAFAIAVNRIPNIFLAGFLAGLLGVMVSPIMVSMNTLTHETIPGDARGRIFSSLEGVIHLAFLVFMFVAAYAAKFVDRFWILVAVGTVFTLCGIIGISVKFGDETTCS, from the coding sequence TTGGCCCGCTTCAGGGAAGTATTATCTAACCGCAATTTCCTGTTTCTATGGCTGGGACAGCTCGTCTCGAACTTCGGCGACCGGCTTAACCAGATGGCCCTTGTCGCGCTTGTCTATCAGCGGAACCCCGGCTCCGAAGTTGCTCTCGCCAAGCTAATATCGTTTACCATTATACCCGTCTTCATAGTCGGCCCGATAGCCGGCGTCTGGGTCGACAGGCTCGACCGGAAGAACGTGATGATAATCTCAGACGTTTTAAGAGGAGCCCTGGTCCTTGCTATACCGCTATTCATAATAACGAAACAGATCCTGCCGATCTACCTGGTCATATTTCTGGCATTTTCCATCTCGCGCTTCTTTATCCCTTCGAAGATGGCGATAATACCGGATCTTGTAACCAAGGATAAGCTTTTGGTGGCCAATACTCTGCAGGATACGACGCACTTAATAGGCAATGTCGTAGGCCTCCTGGTCGCGGGCTTCATAGTGAATATAAGATACGTGGGGGCCATAGGAGGTTTCTATATAGACAGTGCCACATTTTTCGTATCGGCCGTCCTGATAGCCATGATCGCGATGAAAGACGGTAAGGGGCATGATGTGAGAGAGGATCTTAAAGCCACCGGAGAGGCCCTTAAGAATTCTCTTAAAAGATCCCTGGTCCATGAAATAAAAGAAGGGTTGACGCTATTGACCAAACACAGCAATATGCGGTTCGTGATCTATGTGTCTTCTCTTCTTCTCGCCGGCATGGGGGCCATATCGTGCGTCATCATCGTATTTGTGCAGAACGCTTTCGGGACATCGACCAGGCATTTGGGGTTTCTTGGGACGTATCTTGTATGCGGGCTGTTCCTGGGGACCGTCTTATACGGTAAATTGGGGCAGAAGGCCGAGAAGAGGAAGGTGATAAATTTAAGTTTTGCCCTGACAGGCATATCGATAATAGCCTTTGCGATAGCTGTTAACAGGATCCCGAATATATTTCTCGCCGGGTTTCTTGCCGGGCTCCTGGGCGTCATGGTCAGCCCGATAATGGTCTCGATGAACACTCTCACTCATGAGACCATACCCGGGGATGCAAGGGGAAGGATATTCAGTTCACTGGAGGGCGTGATACATCTCGCGTTCCTGGTATTCATGTTCGTGGCCGCGTATGCGGCAAAATTCGTGGACAGGTTCTGGATACTTGTTGCGGTAGGGACAGTATTTACTCTGTGCGGGATAATCGGTATATCAGTTAAATTCGGAGACGAGACTACTTGCTCTTAG
- the rsxC gene encoding electron transport complex subunit RsxC, producing MASMRYRFQGGVHPLTFKSLASDRPIKKSFIPKRVTLPLSQHIGSPAQAVVSVGMNVKVGDLIGEPSGYISSAVHASIAGKITKIAYLPTYNQARVLSVVIEAGVDEDQDFRVVTAASDVNFLSKEELLKLIRDAGVVGLGGAAFPTDVKLSPPGNKKIDTVILNGAECEPYLTCDHRLMLEKTEGILKGLGIIVKILGVRRAYIAIENNKMSAIYAMERALKLYGHKFAEWTGLGRGWTPKLAVLNEKYPQGAEKQIIKAILNRIVPAGGLPMDVGCIANNVGTAYAIYESVYLRKPLIERAITITGSCVKEPVNTWVRTGTLLSDLKDVFGGFTKEPKKVIIGGPMMGLAQYSMDIPISKGAGGVVFLTKDEIDSNEEGVCIRCGRCVDACPIGLVPTTLMYRVKKEQFQDAKSLGIAYCYECGSCAYTCPAKIPLLDYLKFGKAKIQTV from the coding sequence ATGGCTTCCATGCGATACAGGTTTCAGGGCGGGGTTCATCCGCTCACGTTTAAAAGTCTCGCCTCGGACAGGCCCATTAAGAAATCTTTTATCCCCAAGAGAGTCACGCTTCCGCTTTCACAGCATATCGGATCTCCGGCCCAAGCCGTAGTCTCCGTGGGCATGAATGTAAAGGTAGGGGACCTTATAGGTGAGCCTTCCGGTTATATCTCGAGCGCTGTACATGCCTCCATAGCGGGTAAAATTACGAAGATCGCTTATCTTCCCACATACAATCAGGCCAGAGTGCTCTCGGTAGTGATCGAGGCCGGCGTGGATGAGGATCAGGATTTCAGGGTGGTGACGGCCGCTTCCGACGTAAATTTTTTATCCAAAGAAGAGCTTCTCAAGCTTATACGCGATGCCGGCGTGGTGGGCCTCGGCGGCGCCGCGTTTCCTACGGATGTAAAATTGTCCCCGCCGGGCAATAAGAAGATAGACACCGTAATATTGAACGGCGCGGAATGCGAGCCGTATCTCACCTGCGATCACCGCCTGATGCTGGAGAAGACAGAGGGGATATTGAAGGGTCTTGGAATAATAGTGAAGATACTGGGAGTCAGGCGGGCCTATATAGCTATCGAGAATAATAAGATGTCGGCCATTTACGCCATGGAGAGAGCGCTAAAATTATACGGCCACAAATTCGCCGAGTGGACCGGCCTGGGCCGGGGCTGGACGCCGAAGCTCGCGGTATTGAATGAGAAATATCCTCAAGGCGCCGAAAAGCAGATCATAAAAGCTATACTGAACAGAATAGTGCCGGCAGGGGGCCTTCCTATGGACGTAGGGTGCATTGCCAACAATGTAGGCACGGCATACGCCATATATGAATCGGTCTATCTGAGAAAGCCGCTGATCGAAAGGGCCATCACGATAACCGGCTCATGCGTCAAGGAGCCGGTCAACACATGGGTCAGGACAGGGACCTTATTGAGCGACCTGAAGGATGTCTTCGGCGGGTTTACGAAAGAGCCGAAGAAGGTAATAATAGGCGGCCCGATGATGGGCCTCGCCCAGTACTCTATGGATATACCAATATCGAAAGGCGCCGGCGGTGTGGTCTTCCTGACAAAGGATGAGATAGACTCTAATGAAGAGGGCGTCTGTATAAGGTGCGGCCGCTGCGTGGACGCCTGCCCCATAGGGCTCGTTCCCACTACCCTTATGTACCGTGTCAAGAAGGAGCAGTTTCAGGATGCAAAGAGCCTCGGGATAGCGTATTGTTATGAATGCGGCTCGTGCGCTTACACATGCCCGGCCAAGATACCGCTCTTGGATTATTTGAAGTTCGGCAAAGCAAAGATCCAGACAGTATAG
- a CDS encoding RnfABCDGE type electron transport complex subunit D, translated as MSDSLIVSIGPHIKDKVSTKRIMWAVTLSLLPAGLAGIFIFGMNSLFVIITSIATAVITEALTLAVRKKDMGAVWDGSAVLTGLLLAYNLPPQSPLWLPMAGSFFAIAIGKQAFGGLGHNIFNPALAGRAFLMISWPLYMTTWQLPRWRADAVAGATPLALYKEGEAFVMKSSSYCDLLIGNRGGCIGEVCVIALLAGAAYLLIKKYISWHIPVTFIATVALMSWIFNGRAGLFTGDALFFTLAGGLILGAFFMATDYVTSPLSSRGKLIFGTLCGVLTFLIRKFAGYPEGVSYAILIMNAATPIIDRYTFPKWFGWRRE; from the coding sequence ATGAGCGACTCGTTAATAGTGTCGATAGGGCCCCATATAAAGGATAAGGTTTCCACGAAACGCATAATGTGGGCGGTGACGCTTTCCCTGCTGCCTGCGGGGCTGGCAGGGATATTCATTTTCGGAATGAATTCCCTATTCGTGATAATCACAAGCATAGCGACAGCAGTCATCACGGAAGCGCTGACGCTTGCCGTCAGAAAGAAGGATATGGGCGCTGTGTGGGACGGAAGCGCGGTGCTTACGGGGCTCCTCCTGGCGTACAACCTGCCGCCACAGTCACCTCTGTGGTTACCTATGGCCGGCTCGTTCTTCGCGATAGCGATAGGGAAACAGGCCTTCGGCGGGCTCGGACATAATATATTTAACCCGGCTCTCGCGGGAAGAGCGTTTCTGATGATATCGTGGCCTTTATACATGACGACGTGGCAGCTTCCTCGATGGAGGGCGGATGCTGTGGCAGGCGCGACGCCTCTGGCGTTATATAAAGAGGGGGAAGCCTTTGTCATGAAGAGCTCCTCCTATTGTGATCTCCTGATCGGAAATAGAGGAGGCTGTATCGGCGAGGTATGTGTCATAGCACTGCTGGCCGGGGCGGCTTATCTATTGATAAAGAAATATATCAGCTGGCATATACCGGTTACTTTCATCGCGACTGTCGCGCTGATGAGCTGGATATTTAACGGCAGAGCCGGACTATTTACCGGCGACGCGCTATTCTTTACTCTGGCGGGCGGGCTCATATTGGGCGCGTTCTTCATGGCTACTGATTATGTTACGAGCCCTTTAAGCTCGCGGGGTAAACTGATCTTTGGGACGCTCTGCGGGGTCCTGACATTTTTGATCAGAAAATTCGCCGGATATCCGGAAGGCGTTTCGTACGCGATCCTTATCATGAATGCGGCCACGCCGATAATAGACAGGTACACATTTCCGAAATGGTTCGGATGGAGGAGAGAATGA
- a CDS encoding RnfABCDGE type electron transport complex subunit G: MNQMVKFGLILGVICLAATLVLAVTYEVTKPRIDAAMNAEEEAALKTVMPEADFFKKDTAGEIEYFEALKRTALIGYCVKVTGSGYGGYMRIIVGIDTLGTIKGVRILENQETPGLGSKINEVRPGEDEPYFLKQFKGKPAAAVAVNKDIDAIAGATISSKAVTDAIRKTVAEFMEKRPR; encoded by the coding sequence ATGAACCAGATGGTGAAGTTCGGCCTCATACTGGGCGTCATATGCCTTGCGGCGACGCTTGTGCTTGCGGTCACTTACGAGGTTACCAAGCCGAGGATAGACGCCGCCATGAACGCCGAGGAAGAAGCCGCGCTTAAGACCGTAATGCCGGAAGCCGATTTCTTTAAGAAAGATACGGCCGGCGAGATAGAATATTTCGAGGCTTTGAAAAGGACCGCCCTTATTGGATATTGCGTTAAGGTGACAGGTTCGGGCTACGGCGGCTATATGCGCATTATAGTCGGTATCGATACCCTCGGCACGATAAAGGGCGTGCGCATCCTGGAAAATCAGGAGACTCCGGGCCTGGGCTCGAAGATAAATGAGGTGCGACCAGGAGAGGACGAACCTTATTTTTTAAAACAGTTCAAAGGTAAGCCCGCCGCCGCGGTGGCGGTGAATAAAGATATCGACGCTATAGCCGGCGCCACGATATCGTCGAAAGCCGTCACGGACGCCATAAGGAAGACGGTCGCCGAATTCATGGAGAAACGCCCGCGATGA
- a CDS encoding electron transport complex subunit E, with product MKMMGEFVKGLWRENPTFRIVLGLCPTLAVSTSVSNGIGMGTAATFVLVGSNIFVSLVRNIVPEKVRIPCFIVIIATFVTIADLFMKAYAPALSRSLGMFVPLIVVNCIVLGRAEAFSSKEPPLKSILDALGMGIGFTWALTLISAIRESLGNGTILGFAINRSFEPPLFMILAPGALLTIGVLIALINYLTMKWVK from the coding sequence ATGAAGATGATGGGTGAATTTGTAAAAGGCCTCTGGAGGGAGAATCCCACTTTCAGGATCGTCCTCGGGCTCTGTCCGACGCTTGCGGTATCGACGAGCGTATCTAACGGCATAGGGATGGGTACGGCCGCCACATTCGTCCTGGTCGGTTCCAATATCTTCGTATCGCTTGTCAGAAATATCGTGCCGGAGAAGGTGCGGATACCGTGCTTTATAGTTATCATCGCGACATTTGTGACGATAGCCGACCTTTTCATGAAGGCGTATGCGCCGGCGCTCTCGCGCTCGCTGGGGATGTTCGTCCCGCTTATAGTCGTGAACTGCATAGTTCTGGGCCGCGCGGAGGCGTTCTCGTCTAAAGAGCCGCCGCTTAAGTCCATTCTTGACGCCCTGGGGATGGGGATAGGATTTACATGGGCGCTTACGCTTATCTCGGCCATAAGAGAATCGCTTGGAAACGGCACCATCCTCGGATTTGCGATAAACAGGAGCTTCGAGCCGCCGCTATTTATGATACTCGCTCCCGGCGCGCTCCTGACGATAGGCGTATTGATAGCGCTTATAAATTATCTTACTATGAAATGGGTAAAATAG
- a CDS encoding RnfABCDGE type electron transport complex subunit A, producing the protein MDLASYITIIISTVFINNFILSRFLGLCSFIGVSKNTGPSVSMGIAVTFVTTMASLITWLIYNYILLPYNLEYLRTISFILVIASFVQFTEIVIQKKAPALYKIFGIYLPLITVNCAVFGVAVLNTDTFFLHGHAVPGSFMKALVQGFGAGAGYTLAMFIMSGIRERLEYADVPRSMKDVPITFIIASLMSMAFLGFSGFKI; encoded by the coding sequence GTGGATCTCGCCAGCTACATAACTATAATAATCAGCACGGTATTCATAAATAATTTTATACTCTCCCGTTTTCTGGGGCTCTGTTCATTCATAGGGGTCTCGAAGAATACGGGGCCATCCGTCTCAATGGGCATTGCGGTGACGTTCGTCACGACCATGGCTTCGCTGATCACATGGCTCATATATAATTATATCCTGCTGCCGTATAATCTGGAATATCTCAGAACTATAAGTTTTATCCTGGTGATCGCCTCATTCGTCCAGTTCACCGAGATAGTCATACAGAAGAAGGCTCCCGCTTTATATAAGATCTTCGGCATATACCTGCCGCTCATAACGGTAAATTGCGCGGTCTTTGGCGTGGCGGTCCTGAATACCGACACATTTTTTCTTCATGGCCATGCCGTGCCGGGAAGTTTCATGAAGGCGCTCGTCCAAGGTTTCGGCGCGGGCGCAGGCTATACGCTGGCGATGTTCATCATGTCGGGGATAAGGGAGAGGCTGGAATACGCGGATGTGCCGCGCAGCATGAAGGATGTGCCTATAACATTCATAATAGCGAGCCTTATGTCGATGGCATTCTTAGGTTTCAGCGGGTTTAAAATATAA
- a CDS encoding RnfABCDGE type electron transport complex subunit B: protein MVMIAKIITPVAAMAALGLIFGVGLAYALKIFGIEIDPKVFKLLSMLPGSNCGACGKAGCAGFAEALVKGEAIPAGCVVSNEEARRSIAELLGLSHEEKTRTVATVFCNGGSRANDKYTYRGIKSCKAATLLFGGHKACSFGCLGLGDCVDECPFGAIKMGVDGVPVVDAKICTSCGKCVKACPKNLYAVIPEACNYYVKCSSTDAGAATAKVCKSGCIACLRCEKACPVGAVKVESNLSKIDPLKCKNIGKCFEVCPTKVIVKRG from the coding sequence ATGGTAATGATCGCAAAGATAATCACTCCGGTCGCCGCGATGGCGGCGCTGGGACTTATCTTCGGTGTGGGATTGGCATACGCGCTCAAGATATTCGGGATAGAGATAGACCCGAAGGTATTTAAATTACTCTCTATGCTGCCCGGATCGAATTGCGGCGCGTGCGGAAAAGCCGGGTGCGCCGGATTCGCGGAGGCCCTTGTAAAAGGAGAGGCGATTCCCGCAGGATGTGTTGTCAGTAACGAAGAGGCACGCAGGTCGATCGCCGAACTCCTCGGGCTCTCTCACGAAGAGAAGACGCGCACAGTGGCGACGGTCTTCTGTAACGGCGGCTCCCGCGCCAATGATAAATATACGTACAGGGGAATAAAGAGCTGTAAAGCGGCCACACTTCTTTTCGGGGGCCATAAGGCCTGCAGCTTCGGGTGCCTGGGCCTGGGAGATTGCGTAGACGAGTGCCCGTTCGGCGCGATAAAGATGGGCGTTGACGGCGTCCCTGTAGTCGATGCTAAAATATGCACTTCATGCGGTAAGTGCGTTAAGGCCTGCCCGAAGAACCTGTACGCGGTCATACCGGAGGCCTGCAATTATTACGTGAAATGCAGTTCCACCGACGCGGGTGCCGCGACGGCCAAGGTATGTAAATCCGGCTGCATAGCGTGCCTCCGCTGCGAAAAAGCTTGCCCGGTTGGCGCTGTCAAGGTAGAATCTAACCTGTCAAAGATAGACCCGCTCAAGTGCAAGAACATAGGGAAATGTTTTGAGGTTTGCCCGACAAAAGTAATAGTAAAGAGAGGATAG
- the trxA gene encoding thioredoxin has translation MLEITVENFNKEVLKSDKLVLVDFWAPWCMPCKMLAPTVEKLAEELKGRVSVSKCNVDESPALATDLAVLNIPTLLLFKDGEEVARLVGINSKAAIESKIQSLMG, from the coding sequence ATGCTGGAGATAACGGTTGAGAATTTTAATAAAGAGGTATTGAAGTCCGATAAACTGGTCCTGGTCGATTTCTGGGCCCCGTGGTGCATGCCGTGCAAAATGCTCGCGCCTACCGTGGAGAAGCTTGCGGAAGAACTTAAAGGCAGAGTCAGCGTCTCCAAATGCAATGTCGATGAGAGCCCGGCCCTGGCTACGGATCTTGCCGTATTGAACATACCGACGCTTCTCCTCTTCAAGGACGGGGAAGAGGTCGCCCGCTTGGTAGGAATTAATTCAAAGGCAGCCATAGAATCGAAGATACAATCGCTGATGGGTTAA
- a CDS encoding carbamoyltransferase translates to MYILGISCFYHDSAAALVKDGDIIAAAQEERFTRKRHDHSFPSNAVSYCLREAGITIKDINYVSFYDKPFVKFERILETYLAYAPLGLRSFIKAVPLWIKKKLWMKEMIKEELGYDGEILFPEHHESHAASAFFPSPYREAAVLTMDGVGEWTTASFGVGEDNTLSLKAEIRFPHSLGLLYSAFTYYTGFKVNSGEYKVMGLAPYGKPVYKDLILNELMDIKEDGSFKLNMKYFNYCAGLTMTNDKFHKLFGGLPRKRESKITAREMDLAASIQQVTEEVLIRTAKHIHRVTGKKYLVLAGGVALNCVANGRIIRETPFKEIWIQPAAGDAGAALGAALFVWYQYLGNERKADDKNDFMKASLLGSHYSDGEVEKFLKEKEIPYTKLAQGEVPERIADLLAQEKVIGWFEGRMEFGPRALGARSIIGDARSAKMQETMNLKIKFRESFRPFAPSVLEEKAAEYFELNIKSPYMLLVAPVKESKRRAMTEREESLFGIDKLNVVRSEIPAVTHVDYSARVQTVGENLNPLYYGMIKKFYEKYGCPVIINTSFNVRGEPIVESPEDAFRCFMRTNMDYLIIGNVLLDKKHQKLSDRDTDWLKEYELD, encoded by the coding sequence ATGTACATATTGGGAATATCTTGTTTCTACCATGACTCGGCAGCCGCTTTAGTAAAAGATGGAGATATAATCGCCGCGGCTCAGGAAGAGCGCTTTACCAGGAAGCGGCACGACCATTCCTTCCCATCCAACGCAGTGTCATACTGCCTGCGCGAAGCCGGAATAACCATTAAAGATATAAATTACGTTTCCTTTTACGACAAGCCTTTTGTAAAATTCGAAAGGATCCTCGAGACGTACCTGGCGTATGCGCCATTGGGCCTGCGTTCGTTCATAAAAGCGGTCCCTCTATGGATAAAGAAGAAGCTATGGATGAAGGAGATGATAAAGGAAGAGCTGGGGTATGATGGGGAGATACTCTTCCCCGAGCACCATGAGTCGCATGCCGCGAGCGCGTTCTTCCCATCCCCTTACAGGGAGGCGGCCGTGCTTACGATGGACGGCGTCGGAGAGTGGACTACCGCGAGCTTCGGCGTAGGAGAAGACAATACCTTATCGCTCAAGGCCGAGATACGGTTCCCGCACTCCCTGGGGCTTCTCTACTCCGCGTTTACCTATTATACCGGTTTCAAAGTGAATTCGGGCGAGTATAAAGTGATGGGGCTTGCTCCTTATGGCAAGCCGGTATATAAAGACCTTATATTGAATGAGCTCATGGATATTAAAGAGGACGGCTCGTTCAAGCTCAACATGAAGTATTTTAATTACTGCGCCGGGCTTACGATGACCAATGATAAATTTCATAAGTTGTTCGGCGGCCTTCCGAGAAAGCGGGAATCCAAGATAACCGCCAGGGAGATGGACCTGGCCGCGTCTATCCAGCAGGTGACGGAGGAGGTGCTGATAAGGACAGCTAAACATATACATAGAGTCACCGGCAAGAAATATCTCGTTCTCGCCGGCGGTGTGGCGTTGAACTGCGTCGCGAACGGCCGCATCATTCGCGAGACGCCTTTCAAGGAGATCTGGATACAGCCCGCGGCGGGCGACGCCGGGGCCGCGCTTGGGGCCGCGCTCTTCGTATGGTATCAATATCTGGGCAACGAACGAAAAGCCGATGATAAGAACGATTTTATGAAAGCGTCTCTCCTTGGGTCGCATTACAGCGATGGTGAGGTCGAAAAATTCCTGAAGGAGAAGGAGATACCTTATACAAAGCTTGCGCAGGGCGAGGTCCCGGAAAGAATAGCGGACCTGCTGGCCCAGGAGAAGGTCATCGGATGGTTCGAAGGCAGGATGGAATTCGGTCCTCGCGCGCTCGGCGCCCGCAGTATAATAGGAGATGCCCGAAGCGCCAAGATGCAGGAGACGATGAATCTCAAGATAAAGTTCAGGGAGAGCTTCAGGCCGTTTGCCCCATCCGTCCTGGAGGAGAAGGCGGCGGAATATTTCGAATTGAATATAAAGAGCCCATATATGCTGCTGGTCGCCCCCGTAAAAGAATCCAAAAGGCGCGCTATGACCGAGAGGGAAGAATCATTATTCGGGATCGATAAATTGAATGTGGTAAGGAGCGAGATACCTGCTGTCACGCATGTGGACTATTCGGCCCGCGTCCAGACGGTCGGCGAAAACTTGAATCCTTTATATTACGGCATGATAAAAAAGTTTTATGAAAAATACGGCTGCCCTGTTATAATAAATACCTCTTTCAATGTGAGGGGAGAGCCGATAGTGGAAAGCCCGGAGGATGCATTCCGGTGTTTTATGCGCACCAATATGGACTATCTGATCATCGGCAATGTCCTGCTCGATAAAAAGCATCAGAAGCTTTCCGACAGGGATACTGATTGGCTGAAAGAGTACGAACTTGATTAG